In Vitis riparia cultivar Riparia Gloire de Montpellier isolate 1030 chromosome 19, EGFV_Vit.rip_1.0, whole genome shotgun sequence, the following proteins share a genomic window:
- the LOC117908744 gene encoding S-protein homolog 31-like encodes MKRISSFLLMFLLAAFIIFMSLKQSENFSGAEYDVRIVNGFTDNSSLALVIWCTSDNKDIGGRALQVGDDFSWSVKTNLWGATPFHCTMKWDATRKQFDAFQVQRDVQRCGPLRTCFWLVREDGFYFSNDQVNWKKDFSW; translated from the coding sequence ATGAAGAGAATCTCCAGCTTTCTGCTAATGTTTTTGCTTGCAGCATTCATAATATTCATGTCGCTGAAGCAATCTGAAAACTTCAGTGGCGCCGAGTATGATGTTCGTATAGTGAACGGGTTCACGGACAATTCATCGCTGGCTTTGGTGATTTGGTGCACATCCGACAACAAGGATATAGGTGGGCGTGCCCTTCAGGTGGGTGATGATTTCAGCTGGAGTGTGAAAACCAATTTATGGGGAGCCACTCCTTTCCACTGCACCATGAAATGGGATGCAACGAGGAAGCAGTTTGATGCCTTTCAGGTTCAGCGGGACGTTCAACGATGTGGCCCTCTTAGGACCTGCTTCTGGTTGGTCAGAGAGGATGGATTTTATTTTAGCAATGACCAAGTCAACTGGAAGAAAGATTTTTCATGGTAA